A genomic segment from Anabas testudineus chromosome 6, fAnaTes1.2, whole genome shotgun sequence encodes:
- the c6h11orf58 gene encoding small acidic protein isoform X1: MSSPDDRHGTKRPASPPVQQDGSTQWSSADLGSDERKQKFLRLMGAGKKEYTGRLVIGDHKSTSHLRSGQEDKKINEQLEIQYQQGMDGKLSGRNRRHCGLGFTESEPQSEPQPELLPSPPVENQAKATEPETSTSEKEPTNGQERSCDPKLKEQTLDQAKPSSESKTEERKHNFKMAFVKST, encoded by the exons ATGAGTTCTCCAGATGACAGACACGGGACTAAACGACCTGCATCGCCGCCAGTTCAA CAGGATGGATCTACACAGTGGTCATCCGCTGATCTAGGAAGTgatgagaggaaacaaaagtTTTTACGATTGATGGGTGCTGGCAAG AAAGAATACACTGGACGTCTTGTCATTGGAGACCACAAGTCAACATCCCACTTGCGTAGTG GGCAGGAAGATAAGAAAATCAATGAGCAGCTTGAGATACAGTACCAGCAGGGCATGGACGGGAAGCTGTCAGGCCGCAACCGGAGACACTGTGGCTTAGGCTTCACTGAG TCTGAGCCACAGTCTGAGCCACAGCCAGAGTTGCTTCCCTCCCCACCAGTGGAGAATCAGGCAAAAGCAACCGAGCCAGAGACGTCCACCAGTGAAAAAGAACCCACAAACGGCCAGGAAAGAAGCTGCGATCCCAAACTAAAGGAACAAACTTTAGACCAGGCCAAACCCAGCTCAGAAAGTAAGACTGAAGAAAGGaaacacaactttaaaatgGCTTTTGTGAAGTCAACGTAG
- the c6h11orf58 gene encoding small acidic protein isoform X2, which yields MSSPDDRHGTKRPASPPVQDGSTQWSSADLGSDERKQKFLRLMGAGKKEYTGRLVIGDHKSTSHLRSGQEDKKINEQLEIQYQQGMDGKLSGRNRRHCGLGFTESEPQSEPQPELLPSPPVENQAKATEPETSTSEKEPTNGQERSCDPKLKEQTLDQAKPSSESKTEERKHNFKMAFVKST from the exons ATGAGTTCTCCAGATGACAGACACGGGACTAAACGACCTGCATCGCCGCCAGTTCAA GATGGATCTACACAGTGGTCATCCGCTGATCTAGGAAGTgatgagaggaaacaaaagtTTTTACGATTGATGGGTGCTGGCAAG AAAGAATACACTGGACGTCTTGTCATTGGAGACCACAAGTCAACATCCCACTTGCGTAGTG GGCAGGAAGATAAGAAAATCAATGAGCAGCTTGAGATACAGTACCAGCAGGGCATGGACGGGAAGCTGTCAGGCCGCAACCGGAGACACTGTGGCTTAGGCTTCACTGAG TCTGAGCCACAGTCTGAGCCACAGCCAGAGTTGCTTCCCTCCCCACCAGTGGAGAATCAGGCAAAAGCAACCGAGCCAGAGACGTCCACCAGTGAAAAAGAACCCACAAACGGCCAGGAAAGAAGCTGCGATCCCAAACTAAAGGAACAAACTTTAGACCAGGCCAAACCCAGCTCAGAAAGTAAGACTGAAGAAAGGaaacacaactttaaaatgGCTTTTGTGAAGTCAACGTAG